In the Nerophis ophidion isolate RoL-2023_Sa linkage group LG19, RoL_Noph_v1.0, whole genome shotgun sequence genome, one interval contains:
- the cep97 gene encoding centrosomal protein of 97 kDa — MGVSDLQFDTNGPVVDLSARGMQKLDSSFVCSEETHTLILDQNQIMKLDHLERNPGLQQLSVASNRLIRMMGVSQLKELQVLNLPNNSIGYIEGLRDLPSLKWLNLSGNAIKVIEQLNNCVSLQHLDLSDNSISSIGDLSKLVALKTLLLHGNSITTLRTVPANLPVHMSILSLASNEITDLNEVAYLAPLQELEQLSIMNNPCVMPTPSLPRYDYRPYVTSWCLSLKVLDGFVVSQKEGLKAEWLYSQGKGRSYRPGQHVQLVEYLSTVCLQTSSSPLVTGEDAKLEKILNKQRFHQMQLLEETRGECPSPPRPTQLAVEKTRPLHTSPHRGAIDRRNMSTPSPAAVQLDQEKAPEVLLNTWVSCDSSSASLPHICSPIKLREESLFCVEDMQTEEDKLNSSILSSESSFTPDPETQPPRSDSEDETETFEADSLAPKRPPTAAPPQRPDKETLQEESATISSPAPHREGPKGEYPKFTTKESTGEEANRAAVKIQSWWRGQFTRCCHTVAREVRAEIRLRRMQDHIIFLTDKLDRMQRRCEEERLQRLVQEDAVRFLWKQVQSMLQWKQSVEEQLRDLPLIPGGPCQAAAPPPAACSTTNQAAMDVSFPDSGFQTTGEELAAREDGFLSSGTGDSVMTVRAPSPRNGGADSTDCSLLEQYASSLQQREEEDEAQEVVSNHSVTSRPSSPGTSAMQTGDEEQDERHGNLR, encoded by the exons ATGGGGGTATCAGACTTACAATTTGATACAAATG GACCGGTGGTGGATCTTTCTGCAAGAGGCATGCAAAAGCTCGACTCCAGTTTTGTCTGTTCGGAGGAAACCCACACTCTCATCCTGGACCAGAACCAAATCATGAAACTGGACCACCTGGAAAGGAACCCAGGCCTCCAGCAG CTGTCTGTAGCCAGCAACCGACTGATCAGGATGATGGGTGTGTCGCAGCTTAAAGAGTTGCAGGTCCTCAATCTTCCCAATAACAGCATTGGCTACATCGAGGGACTGCGGGATCTGCCGAGCCTCAAATGGCTCAACCTGTCTGGAAATGCAATTAAG GTCATTGAGCAACTCAACAACTGTGTTTCACTCCAACACCTGGATTTGTCGGATAATAGCATATCTAGTATTGGGGATCTCAGTAAACTAGTGGCGCTAAAG ACACTTCTCCTGCATGGAAACAGCATCACTACACTCCGCACCGTGCCTGCAAACCTCCCAGTACATATGTCAATCTTGTCTTTGGCCTCCAACGAGATAACAGATCTCAACGAA GTGGCATACCTGGCGCCTCTTCAGGAACTGGAGCAGTTATCCATTATGAACAACCCCTGTGTAATGCCGACTCCTTCGCTGCCGCGTTACGACTATCGGCCGTATGTGACGAGTTGGTGCCTGAGCCTGAAAGTCTTGGATGGCTTTGTAGTGTCTCAAAAAGAAGG ACTGAAAGCAGAGTGGCTGTACAGTCAGGGCAAAGGTCGTTCCTATCGACCCGGCCAGCATGTGCAGCTGGTTGAGTACCTTTCCACCGTATGCCTCCAGACCTCGTCGTCGCCCCTGGTGACGGGGGAAGATGCCAAACTGGAGAAGATCCTGAATAAGCAGAG GTTCCACCAAATGCAGTTACTGGAGGAGACCCGGGGAGAATGTCCCAGCCCTCCTCGGCCCACTCAGCTGGCTGTAGAGAAGACCCGTCCTTTGCATACATCGCCACATCGGGGCGCTATAGACAGGAGGAACATGAGCACTCCATCACCAGCTGCTGTTCAATTAGACCAGGAGAAAG CGCCAGAGGTGCTGTTGAACACCTGGGTGAGCTGCGACTCCTCCAGTGCATCACTGCCACACATTTGCAGCCCCATCAAGCTCAGAGAGGAGAGCCTCTTTTGTGTGGAGGACATGCAGACAGAGGAGGACAAACTGAACAGCAGCATTCTCTCTTCGGAGTCATCCTTCACGCCCGACCCGGAAACCCAACCGCCTCGCTCGGACAGCGAGGACGAGACAGAGACGTTTGAAGCCGACTCCTTGGCGCCCAAGCGTCCCCCAACAGCAGCACCGCCACAGCGGCCGGACAAGGAGACGCTGCAAGAGGAGTCTGCAACCATCAGCTCGCCGGCGCCACACCGGGAAGGCCCCAAAGGTGAATATCCCAAATTCACGACAAAAGAATCAACTGGTGAGGAGGCAAATAGAGCAGCGGTTAAAATCCAGTCGTGGTGGAGGGGGCAGTTCACACGCTGTTGTCACACCGTGGCCAGAGAGGTCCGTGCTGAGATTCGCCTACGCAGGATgcaagaccacatcatcttctTGACGGACAAACTGGACAG GATGCAGAGGCGGTGCGAGGAGGAGCGGTTACAACGACTGGTACAGGAGGACGCTGTTAGGTTTCTATGGAAACAG GTGCAGTCTATGCTGCAGTGGAAGCAGTCTGTAGAGGAACAGCTGCGGGATCTCCCTCTCATCCCCGGTGGTCCGTGCCAGGCGGCGGCACCGCCCCCAGCGGCTTGCAGCACCACAAACCAAGCGGCCATGGATGTCTCCTTCCCGGACTCGGGCTTCCAAACAACGGGCGAAGAGCTGGCGGCACGGGAGGACGGCTTCCTGAGCAGCGGGACGGGAGATTCGGTGATGACGGTGCGAGCGCCCAGCCCGAGAAACGGCGGTGCGGACAGCACGGACTGCAGCCTCCTCGAGCAGTATGCCTCCTCCCTGCAGCAAAGGGAGGAAGAGGACGAGGCACAGGAGGTGGTTAGTAATCATTCGGTGACATCGCGGCCTTCCTCGCCTGGAACGTCAGCCATGCAAACAGGAGATGAAGAGCAAGACGAAAGGCACGGAAACTTAAGATGA
- the rpl24 gene encoding large ribosomal subunit protein eL24, producing MKVDLCSFSGYKIYPGHGRRYARIDGKVFQFLNAKCESAFLSKRNPRQVCWTVLYRRKHKKGQSEEVSKKRTRRAVKFQRAITGASLAEIMAKRNQKPEVRKAQREQAIRAAKEAKKAKQAAKKPAAPSKAASKTAQKPKIAKPMKVNAPRVGGKR from the exons ATGAA GGTCGATTTGTGCAGTTTCAGCGGGTACAAAATATACCCCGGCCATGGCCGCCGATACGCCAGGATAGACGGGAAG GTGTTCCAGTTCTTGAATGCCAAGTGCGAGTCTGCATTTTTGTCCAAGAGGAATCCTCGACAGGTCTGCTGGACTGTGCTGTACAGACGCAAGCACAAGAAGGGACAATCT GAAGAGGTGTCTAAGAAGCGTACGCGTCGCGCTGTCAAATTCCAGAGGGCCATCACTGGCGCCTCCCTGGCTGAGATCATGGCCAAGAGGAACCAGAAACCCGAGGTTCGCAAAGCCCAGAGAGAGCAGGCCATCAG GGCTGCTAAGGAGGCCAAGAAGGCAAAGCAGGCAGCCAAAAAGCCAGCTGCTCCCAGCAAA GCTGCCTCCAAGACTGCACAGAAACCCAAGATTGCCAAGCCCATGAAGGTTAACGCACCCCGTGTTGGCGGCAAACGCTAA